Proteins from a genomic interval of Halomonas alkaliantarctica:
- a CDS encoding acyltransferase family protein, translating into MQYRQEIDGLRAVAVLPVILFHAGFSWFSGGYVGVDVFFVISGYLITSILVDELDKGTFSIVSFYERRARRILPALFFVMLCCLPFAWIWMVPTQFQDFSKALTAISLFSSNLLFWKQSGYFAPAAEENPLLHTWSLGVEEQFYIIFPVLLLFLWRFGRRPVFYSVIALTALSLLAAEWGWRNAPSANFYLLPTRAWELGAGALCALLLARRALKPSTTLSLIGLGLILYSILFFDENVPFPSLYTLVPVIGTALIVIYGSASTFTARLLSQKVLVGVGLISFSAYLWHQPLLAFARIKSASSPEWPLMAGLSLLSLVLAQFSWKYVEAPFRKRGSMGSRKAIFIASAVASFGFITTGMYGDATNGLPARLNLTPMQQDYLATARKSSYRKECHSNNSYVIPPEQACQYNQLNGSVAVLGDSHAVELAYAVAQSLDATTGVQHFSFSGCAPAYLSNADTPCATWTRKTVDYLARHDTIRQVVVIYRIHAALWGDHRDSYPALPNSTTAEERHESLRSLEAMLDVLVQAGKQVIYVAQAPELPFFIDQEVYRLGGSPEVIKGVNLDWWERRTAYFKRHFSPAEGVVVIRPESVLCGIETCFAGQNGKAFYFDDDHLSLEGARKVAELIATAINTPKP; encoded by the coding sequence ATGCAATATAGACAGGAAATTGACGGGCTAAGAGCAGTGGCCGTGCTCCCCGTAATTCTATTTCACGCCGGTTTTTCATGGTTTTCTGGCGGCTACGTCGGGGTTGACGTATTTTTTGTTATTAGTGGTTATCTAATTACGTCCATTCTTGTCGATGAGTTAGACAAGGGCACGTTCTCTATTGTGAGCTTCTACGAACGGCGGGCCCGACGTATTCTCCCCGCGCTGTTTTTTGTCATGCTGTGCTGTTTGCCTTTCGCCTGGATATGGATGGTACCCACCCAGTTCCAGGATTTTTCCAAGGCGCTCACGGCCATCAGCTTGTTTTCATCGAACCTGCTGTTCTGGAAGCAGTCCGGCTATTTCGCTCCGGCCGCTGAAGAAAACCCCTTGCTGCATACCTGGAGCCTGGGCGTCGAAGAGCAGTTCTACATCATCTTCCCTGTCCTCCTGCTCTTTCTGTGGCGCTTTGGCCGCCGGCCGGTGTTTTATTCAGTCATCGCGCTTACCGCTCTTAGCTTACTCGCTGCCGAGTGGGGCTGGCGAAATGCTCCGTCTGCCAACTTTTACCTACTGCCAACCCGAGCTTGGGAACTGGGTGCTGGCGCGCTGTGCGCGCTGTTGCTGGCAAGGCGTGCTCTTAAGCCCAGCACTACGCTCTCGCTTATTGGTCTGGGGCTCATTCTGTATAGCATCTTATTTTTCGACGAAAACGTTCCGTTTCCCTCGCTATATACGTTGGTACCGGTTATTGGTACGGCGCTGATCGTCATCTACGGCTCAGCCAGCACGTTCACCGCACGCCTGCTTTCTCAAAAAGTGCTGGTGGGCGTCGGCCTGATCAGCTTCAGCGCTTACCTATGGCACCAGCCCTTGCTTGCTTTTGCCCGCATTAAAAGCGCCTCCTCACCGGAGTGGCCATTAATGGCCGGGCTTTCTTTACTGTCGCTGGTACTCGCCCAGTTCAGTTGGAAATACGTGGAAGCACCGTTTCGCAAGCGGGGGTCAATGGGCTCACGCAAGGCCATTTTTATCGCCTCTGCTGTGGCATCATTTGGGTTTATCACTACAGGCATGTACGGCGATGCTACCAATGGCCTCCCTGCACGGCTGAACCTGACACCCATGCAACAAGATTACTTAGCCACAGCTCGAAAAAGTTCATATCGTAAGGAGTGCCACTCCAATAATTCCTATGTCATCCCCCCTGAACAAGCATGCCAATATAACCAGCTCAACGGCAGCGTCGCTGTTTTAGGTGACAGCCATGCTGTGGAGCTGGCATATGCTGTGGCGCAATCCCTTGACGCAACTACCGGTGTTCAACACTTTTCCTTCAGTGGCTGTGCTCCGGCCTATCTGTCGAACGCCGATACCCCTTGCGCAACGTGGACGCGCAAAACCGTCGACTATCTCGCTCGCCATGACACTATCCGTCAAGTAGTGGTCATCTACCGCATCCATGCCGCACTATGGGGCGATCACAGGGATTCTTACCCCGCCCTACCTAACAGCACTACCGCCGAGGAAAGGCACGAAAGCCTACGAAGCCTGGAGGCCATGCTTGACGTGCTTGTACAGGCCGGAAAACAGGTGATTTACGTAGCACAGGCACCGGAACTGCCTTTTTTCATCGATCAGGAAGTGTATCGGTTGGGTGGCTCGCCGGAGGTTATAAAGGGTGTCAATCTTGACTGGTGGGAGCGGCGGACGGCGTATTTCAAACGACACTTCTCCCCGGCAGAAGGCGTAGTAGTGATTCGCCCTGAGTCAGTACTATGTGGTATCGAAACCTGCTTCGCCGGGCAAAACGGCAAAGCATTTTATTTTGATGACGATCACCTTTCCCTGGAGGGCGCGCGAAAAGT
- a CDS encoding glycosyl transferase family 90, producing MMSGKNAYRLHKLIFYTTGLLGALPPRSLFRNQRETILAAFDTLPAVEQEALMARVTYYNKLDGSVALSSSAISNRDFTLSSRKSTYHLDFYHVAKYFPKSAAYHYRFGDKTFVPDVPTFVKSRPIYGDNRNSILLKLNSVRHFYKVTDTHRYNAKKDMLVWRGAAHQPHRRSFLDQCHDLDRCDVGATDNHATTAAYRKPFMSIEQQLEHKFIFSIEGNDVATNLKWILASNSLCFMKRPIYETWLMEGTLIPGYHYVEVSDDFSDLHEKIDYYLSRPEEAQTIIQNANRYIADFYHPFREKLIALRVFEHYLIRTHQTH from the coding sequence ATGATGAGTGGAAAAAATGCTTATCGTTTGCACAAGTTAATATTTTATACCACGGGTCTGCTTGGCGCCTTGCCACCGAGAAGTCTTTTCCGGAATCAGCGTGAGACAATTCTGGCGGCATTCGATACCCTGCCTGCAGTCGAGCAGGAGGCGCTCATGGCGCGGGTAACGTATTACAACAAGCTTGATGGTTCGGTCGCTCTTTCCAGTAGTGCCATCAGCAACCGAGACTTTACTCTCAGCTCGCGAAAATCCACCTACCATCTGGATTTCTATCATGTAGCAAAGTACTTCCCCAAAAGTGCGGCATACCATTACCGCTTTGGCGACAAGACCTTCGTGCCAGACGTTCCCACCTTCGTCAAAAGTCGGCCCATTTACGGCGACAACCGCAACTCCATACTGCTCAAGCTCAATAGCGTGCGCCACTTTTACAAGGTAACAGACACTCACCGCTACAATGCGAAAAAGGACATGCTGGTATGGCGGGGAGCGGCTCACCAGCCCCACCGGCGTAGCTTTCTGGATCAGTGCCATGACTTGGATCGCTGCGATGTCGGTGCAACCGATAACCATGCGACAACGGCGGCATATCGAAAACCGTTTATGTCCATCGAGCAACAGTTAGAACACAAGTTTATCTTCAGTATTGAAGGCAACGATGTTGCCACCAATCTGAAATGGATCTTGGCTTCCAACTCCCTGTGTTTCATGAAGCGCCCTATTTATGAAACTTGGCTCATGGAAGGCACGCTGATTCCCGGCTACCACTACGTGGAGGTCAGCGACGACTTTTCCGATTTACACGAAAAGATCGATTACTACCTATCCCGCCCCGAAGAGGCTCAGACTATTATCCAAAACGCCAACCGCTATATTGCCGACTTTTATCACCCCTTTCGGGAAAAGCTGATTGCGCTGCGGGTATTTGAGCATTATCTGATACGCACCCACCAGACCCACTAA
- a CDS encoding glycosyltransferase family 4 protein — protein sequence MHIIHVNLARGFRGGERQTVLLIQALANKVGMASQVLVCRPDSPLRAELAETPGVTFVSARHQLAGHYKAGRATLVHAHDAKSVHWAWLHRQLFRTPYLITRRVDTPVKRKLSNRAFYRDAYRCVALSQVIADNIQPLSSHSVVKIPSAFTPLIPNPDVAQAFRARYPGRFIVGHAGALVDRHKGQRVLLDAARRLRNSQPDMLFVFFGRGEDEATLKQESMALDNVIWAGFQPDIGQYLPALDVFAFPSRNEGLGSVLLDAMHAKVPVVASQAGGIPDIVQHGETGLLFPPGDGEALAQNLVRLRDKTLRKTLAENASQRLTCYSPEAMASAYMALYSPLASPSTVQDSRS from the coding sequence TTGCACATCATCCATGTCAATCTGGCCCGTGGGTTTCGCGGTGGCGAGCGGCAAACGGTGCTGCTGATCCAGGCGCTGGCCAACAAGGTCGGTATGGCATCCCAAGTGCTGGTGTGTCGGCCCGATTCCCCCCTTCGCGCAGAGTTGGCCGAAACCCCGGGGGTAACTTTTGTGAGCGCTCGCCACCAGCTAGCAGGTCACTACAAAGCTGGGCGCGCCACGCTGGTTCACGCCCACGATGCCAAGTCGGTACACTGGGCCTGGCTGCATCGTCAGCTTTTTCGCACCCCTTACCTGATTACCCGGCGTGTGGATACGCCGGTCAAACGCAAGCTCAGCAACCGGGCCTTCTACCGAGATGCATACCGCTGTGTGGCACTCTCCCAAGTTATCGCTGATAACATACAACCGCTAAGCTCGCACTCGGTGGTGAAGATTCCCAGCGCATTTACTCCACTAATACCAAACCCCGACGTAGCACAAGCTTTCCGTGCACGCTATCCTGGGCGCTTTATAGTTGGGCACGCTGGCGCACTAGTAGACCGACACAAGGGACAGCGTGTACTCCTTGATGCCGCCCGTCGTCTGCGGAACTCACAGCCGGATATGCTTTTCGTGTTTTTCGGTCGAGGTGAAGATGAAGCCACGTTAAAGCAGGAAAGCATGGCGTTGGACAATGTCATTTGGGCCGGCTTCCAGCCCGATATAGGCCAATATCTACCGGCACTGGACGTGTTTGCCTTTCCTTCACGCAACGAAGGGCTAGGTTCAGTACTGCTAGACGCCATGCATGCCAAGGTGCCCGTGGTAGCGAGTCAGGCTGGCGGCATTCCGGATATTGTCCAACATGGTGAAACAGGGCTACTGTTTCCGCCCGGTGACGGCGAAGCATTGGCTCAGAATTTGGTCAGACTTCGCGACAAAACATTACGTAAGACACTTGCAGAAAACGCCTCTCAGCGCCTGACTTGTTATTCGCCGGAGGCCATGGCCAGTGCATACATGGCGCTTTATTCTCCTCTTGCCTCACCCAGCACTGTCCAGGACTCTCGTTCATGA
- a CDS encoding glycosyltransferase family 2 protein: MLAELSAVIITRNAAETLARTLDSLEAVGEVVVYDNGSTDETLDIARRYANVSLHQGEFLGFGSTKKHAVLLARNDWILSLDADEAPTFQLLESLADWLPEADVEQVVEVYRENQLLGKPVYHSGWGNDWLIRVFHRGLHNFNDAVVHESVVVNRTTQTVRLDGCVEHLAITELGQFLDKINRYSTLRAESDKLRVYPVAFIFLKAMFAFWRAYLLQRGFLDGWRGLIIAVANANGVFWKYMKRRVRDL; encoded by the coding sequence ATGTTGGCTGAGTTAAGTGCCGTAATTATCACACGCAATGCGGCGGAGACTCTTGCGCGTACTTTGGATTCGCTCGAAGCCGTGGGGGAAGTGGTAGTTTATGATAACGGCTCCACCGATGAGACTCTTGATATCGCTCGGCGTTACGCTAACGTCTCTCTCCACCAAGGTGAGTTTCTGGGCTTCGGCTCGACCAAAAAACATGCAGTGCTACTTGCCCGCAACGACTGGATTTTGTCGCTTGATGCCGACGAGGCGCCTACTTTTCAATTACTAGAATCGTTGGCCGACTGGTTGCCAGAGGCGGATGTCGAGCAAGTAGTAGAGGTGTATCGGGAAAACCAACTACTGGGCAAACCCGTATACCATTCGGGTTGGGGTAACGACTGGCTTATACGCGTGTTTCATCGCGGTCTACACAACTTTAACGACGCCGTGGTACACGAGTCGGTAGTAGTTAATCGAACTACCCAAACTGTACGCCTAGACGGTTGCGTTGAGCATTTAGCAATCACTGAGCTTGGCCAGTTTCTGGATAAAATTAATCGCTACTCCACTCTACGTGCTGAATCAGACAAACTCCGGGTTTATCCTGTAGCGTTTATTTTCTTGAAAGCGATGTTTGCTTTTTGGCGTGCGTATCTACTGCAGCGCGGTTTTCTTGACGGCTGGCGCGGGTTAATCATCGCTGTGGCTAATGCCAATGGCGTTTTCTGGAAATACATGAAACGCCGCGTCCGAGATTTGTGA
- a CDS encoding glycosyltransferase family 4 protein: protein MKIALVHMRHAASGGTERFLNELSCYLAERGEEVTIICRSHVVPSHPAIRFVRLRPFSVGKAQRIWRFARAVERHVKAADYDLVYGLGKTWTHDMLRIGGGTVHHHLASKSSRQRRRKDKIAARIEAKAMAPGAYYHVVSNSQQSDSEIAEAYGVPSQKRSVIHNFVDTHRFDRERLGDDARALAVELGLDGHTPVFLFLGTGYQRKGLESTLNAFARLDINATLIVVGRDSRQAKYQEHARQLGIEEKCIFLGEQPSPERYFSLADCYVLPAHYEPFGFTVLEALACGTPVITTASCGAKEVVTSDIATVIDRADNIGALTDAMSYWAGCKGDTELQKRCRELALTLDVGIIMMKNYQCILDVYQLKQAAKCWT, encoded by the coding sequence GTGAAAATAGCCTTAGTACACATGCGCCACGCAGCCTCCGGTGGTACCGAGCGGTTTCTCAACGAGCTATCGTGCTACCTAGCTGAGCGCGGTGAGGAAGTTACAATTATCTGTCGCTCTCATGTGGTGCCCTCGCATCCGGCCATTCGGTTTGTCCGCCTGCGCCCTTTCAGCGTAGGCAAAGCACAGCGAATTTGGCGCTTTGCTCGGGCCGTAGAGCGCCACGTCAAGGCGGCTGACTATGATCTGGTCTACGGGTTGGGTAAGACCTGGACTCATGACATGCTGCGCATCGGTGGCGGCACAGTTCATCATCACCTGGCCTCAAAATCCAGTCGGCAGCGGCGGCGTAAGGACAAAATAGCCGCTCGTATTGAGGCAAAAGCCATGGCCCCCGGCGCTTATTATCACGTGGTCTCGAATTCCCAGCAAAGCGATAGCGAAATCGCCGAAGCTTACGGCGTTCCTTCCCAGAAACGTTCGGTTATCCACAACTTTGTGGATACCCATCGCTTCGATCGAGAACGACTCGGCGATGACGCTCGGGCCCTGGCCGTTGAGCTAGGGCTTGACGGACACACGCCGGTCTTTCTGTTTCTGGGTACCGGTTATCAGCGAAAAGGGCTTGAATCCACGCTTAATGCATTCGCCCGGCTCGATATTAACGCCACCCTAATAGTCGTAGGCCGCGACTCCCGGCAGGCCAAATATCAAGAGCACGCCCGGCAGTTGGGGATTGAGGAAAAATGTATTTTCCTTGGTGAGCAGCCGTCACCGGAGCGTTATTTTTCTCTGGCCGATTGCTACGTGCTGCCAGCGCATTACGAACCATTCGGATTTACCGTGCTTGAGGCGCTGGCCTGCGGCACACCGGTTATCACTACTGCAAGCTGCGGTGCCAAAGAAGTTGTAACGTCGGACATAGCAACGGTTATTGACCGAGCTGATAACATTGGTGCACTGACTGATGCCATGTCCTATTGGGCCGGGTGCAAAGGCGATACGGAGCTCCAGAAACGCTGTCGTGAGTTGGCGCTAACGCTGGATGTAGGGATCATTATGATGAAAAATTATCAATGTATTTTAGATGTGTACCAGCTAAAGCAAGCAGCCAAATGTTGGACGTAA
- a CDS encoding YrbL family protein translates to MLDVSEWHIIGRGDERTCYQHPYDHARCVKISRLAKAKQTRRELRYFRRLKRQGVPFLLIPEFFGAVKGSDMIGIEQQLILDDEGKLPLNVADYLVKPLTPQQADHFWAGLGALKTYLLTYNVVPCDLVMSNLLVIERENATTVMLIDGLGAAELIPLSEYIPWLGRHKIRRKWARFMAKIVKPHFVINQSRQPL, encoded by the coding sequence ATGTTGGACGTAAGCGAGTGGCATATCATTGGCCGGGGAGACGAGCGAACCTGCTATCAGCACCCATACGACCACGCTCGCTGCGTCAAGATCAGCCGACTGGCGAAAGCCAAGCAGACTCGCCGCGAGCTGCGCTATTTCCGCCGTTTGAAGCGCCAAGGTGTGCCTTTCTTGTTGATCCCCGAATTCTTCGGTGCAGTGAAAGGTAGCGATATGATCGGTATTGAGCAGCAGTTGATACTTGATGACGAGGGAAAGCTGCCTCTCAATGTCGCGGATTACCTAGTTAAGCCGCTGACGCCTCAGCAGGCAGACCACTTCTGGGCGGGACTTGGTGCACTGAAGACCTACCTGCTGACCTATAATGTGGTGCCTTGTGATCTGGTGATGAGCAATTTGCTAGTGATTGAGCGCGAGAATGCCACCACCGTCATGTTGATCGACGGGTTGGGAGCCGCCGAATTGATCCCGCTGTCGGAGTATATACCTTGGCTTGGTCGACACAAGATCCGGCGTAAGTGGGCAAGATTCATGGCTAAAATAGTCAAGCCGCACTTTGTGATTAATCAGAGCCGTCAGCCTTTATAG
- a CDS encoding 3-deoxy-D-manno-octulosonic acid kinase gives MRLAALRQRNWLILHDVDSLCDAPGTHQMDPDLFTRDYWRERGLIVGEAPGRGNSLFLQATPKEQWALRPYRRGGMVAKLSEKRYLWTGAEQTRAFRELRLTAKLFEQGLPVPRPVASCVTRYGLTYEAALITVRIAGAKALAELLVNDQADEALLHRVGVMIQRFHQAGLDHVDLNARNILINSSGEPWLIDLDRCRLRRAGSWQAANLGRLESSLNKFTTPEAAACAAQCIYVGYKG, from the coding sequence ATGCGCTTAGCGGCACTCCGGCAGAGAAATTGGCTGATTTTACATGATGTAGACAGTTTATGTGACGCGCCGGGAACACACCAAATGGATCCAGACCTATTCACTCGCGATTACTGGCGTGAACGCGGATTAATTGTGGGCGAAGCCCCCGGCCGAGGTAATAGCCTTTTCTTGCAGGCAACACCTAAAGAGCAATGGGCACTCAGGCCTTATCGCCGTGGTGGCATGGTGGCTAAACTCAGTGAAAAACGCTACCTATGGACCGGCGCGGAGCAAACCCGGGCATTTCGTGAACTGCGCTTGACCGCCAAGCTTTTTGAGCAAGGGTTGCCGGTACCCCGCCCCGTCGCAAGCTGTGTTACCCGCTATGGGCTTACTTATGAAGCTGCGTTGATTACCGTGCGCATTGCGGGTGCCAAAGCGCTGGCCGAGCTGCTAGTCAACGATCAAGCCGATGAAGCGCTATTACACCGTGTGGGGGTTATGATTCAGCGCTTTCACCAAGCAGGACTTGACCACGTTGACCTGAACGCGCGCAATATTTTGATCAATTCCAGTGGAGAACCTTGGTTAATTGATTTAGATCGTTGCCGACTGCGTAGGGCAGGTAGTTGGCAGGCGGCGAATTTGGGGCGGCTAGAGAGCTCGCTTAACAAATTTACCACACCGGAAGCTGCGGCATGCGCAGCTCAGTGTATTTATGTCGGCTATAAAGGCTGA
- a CDS encoding glycosyltransferase family 9 protein has translation MKPSLPVQPNHIAILRLSALGDVCNLVPTVRALQRQWPNARITWIIGKGEHSLLAGLSGVEFVVYDKSTGLAGMRALWRQLAGTRFDVLLHMQQAIRASFLSLGLKADVRVGYDKARAKDAQHWFTQHQLAPHPKAHVLESFMDFARVLGIEDDHLEWNLPVSDTARNEAKVISGEKPYLVLNPCSSARISNKRNWSAEGYASVIEHAWVQYGLKTVLTGGGTAQERETGDQIEAFCQPESVINAIGGTSLKGVLALIDQARAVIAPDTGPIHMANAMGTPALGLYASNNPNRTGPYLWREFAVNVYPEAVRTYLHKSVEDVSWGQRVRHPSAMMLIKTDDVIAKLDTLLAHTISAGSTGSTDED, from the coding sequence ATGAAGCCCTCTCTGCCTGTTCAGCCTAACCACATTGCCATTTTGCGCCTCTCCGCCCTAGGAGATGTGTGCAATCTCGTGCCCACGGTGCGGGCGTTGCAGCGCCAGTGGCCCAATGCGCGCATTACCTGGATTATCGGTAAGGGGGAGCACAGTCTACTGGCGGGGCTTTCCGGGGTCGAGTTCGTTGTTTACGACAAGTCGACAGGCCTTGCCGGTATGCGCGCGTTATGGCGGCAGCTTGCCGGTACGCGCTTTGATGTGCTACTGCATATGCAGCAGGCCATTCGTGCCAGCTTTCTGTCGCTTGGGCTGAAGGCCGACGTTCGCGTGGGCTATGACAAGGCGCGCGCCAAAGATGCTCAGCACTGGTTCACACAGCATCAGCTCGCGCCTCATCCGAAGGCTCATGTGCTGGAGTCCTTTATGGATTTCGCCCGGGTGCTTGGGATAGAGGATGACCATTTAGAGTGGAATTTACCTGTGTCAGATACGGCACGGAATGAAGCAAAAGTGATTAGCGGTGAAAAGCCTTACTTAGTTTTAAATCCATGCAGTAGCGCTCGAATAAGCAATAAGCGCAACTGGTCGGCGGAAGGGTATGCCAGCGTAATTGAACATGCCTGGGTGCAATACGGCCTTAAAACTGTGTTGACGGGGGGTGGCACTGCGCAAGAGCGTGAAACAGGTGATCAAATTGAAGCGTTTTGTCAGCCCGAGAGTGTGATTAACGCGATTGGGGGTACTTCTTTGAAAGGCGTATTGGCACTGATTGATCAAGCGCGCGCGGTAATTGCACCAGATACCGGTCCTATTCATATGGCCAATGCTATGGGCACTCCGGCGTTAGGCTTGTATGCGTCAAATAACCCGAATCGAACGGGGCCTTATTTGTGGCGCGAGTTTGCCGTCAACGTATACCCAGAGGCGGTGCGTACCTATCTGCATAAATCGGTAGAAGACGTGAGCTGGGGCCAACGAGTGCGACATCCAAGCGCCATGATGCTGATTAAAACAGACGATGTTATCGCTAAACTGGATACACTGCTGGCGCATACCATCTCTGCCGGCAGCACAGGGAGCACTGATGAAGATTGA
- the hldE gene encoding bifunctional D-glycero-beta-D-manno-heptose-7-phosphate kinase/D-glycero-beta-D-manno-heptose 1-phosphate adenylyltransferase HldE: MKIDLTALEHARVLVVGDVMLDRYWHGGTSRISPEAPVPVVRVEDVEDRPGGAANVALNITSLGGNAVLAGVVGDDDNAQILQSSLTSSGVSTYFQRSAEIPTITKLRVMSRNQQLLRLDFEQRLDSVDTSELVTQVEKALSDCDVVILSDYGKGTLNQVENLIANARAQGKRVLIDPKGQDFSKYRGASLITPNLTEFEAVVGHCTTDAELSRRGEALRAELELEALLITRSEKGMTLIREGHAPLHLPTRAQEVFDVTGAGDTVIGLMGLALASGHAFPEAMMLANLGAGLVVAKPGTATLSIAELYTALHGDKLAEFGVIEPAVLIEAVRAAQLRGERVVMTNGCFDILHAGHVAYLEQAKRLGDRLIVAVNDDASIGRLKGPKRPINALNRRMQVLAGLGAVDWVVPFSDDTPQALIEAVLPDILVKGGDYRPEDIAGGAAVIANGGEVKVLGFEDGVSTSAMISSILDRER, encoded by the coding sequence ATGAAGATTGATTTAACCGCCTTAGAACATGCCCGAGTGCTGGTGGTCGGCGATGTCATGCTAGATCGCTATTGGCATGGCGGCACCTCGCGGATTTCCCCCGAAGCACCTGTGCCCGTAGTTCGGGTAGAAGATGTTGAAGACCGACCAGGCGGGGCGGCCAACGTGGCGCTAAACATTACCTCCCTAGGCGGAAATGCGGTTCTGGCGGGCGTGGTCGGAGACGATGACAACGCGCAAATTCTTCAATCCAGTCTGACCTCCTCGGGTGTAAGTACTTACTTTCAGCGCAGTGCAGAGATACCCACAATTACGAAGCTGCGTGTGATGAGTCGTAACCAGCAGTTGCTGCGCCTGGATTTCGAGCAGCGCCTGGACAGTGTTGATACCAGTGAGCTAGTGACCCAGGTAGAAAAGGCGCTTTCCGACTGCGACGTAGTGATCCTTTCTGACTACGGGAAAGGTACTCTGAACCAAGTAGAGAACTTGATAGCCAACGCAAGAGCCCAGGGCAAGCGGGTGCTAATAGACCCGAAAGGGCAGGATTTCAGCAAATACCGTGGGGCGAGCTTAATCACTCCCAATCTGACTGAATTTGAAGCCGTGGTCGGCCATTGCACGACTGATGCTGAGTTATCCCGCCGGGGTGAAGCGCTACGTGCGGAGTTGGAGCTAGAAGCGCTGCTGATTACTCGCAGCGAAAAGGGCATGACGCTGATTCGTGAAGGGCACGCGCCGCTTCACTTACCCACCCGGGCGCAGGAAGTTTTCGATGTAACAGGGGCGGGCGATACCGTTATTGGCCTAATGGGTTTAGCGCTAGCGTCGGGTCATGCTTTTCCTGAAGCGATGATGTTGGCGAATTTGGGGGCTGGGTTGGTAGTAGCCAAACCGGGCACGGCCACACTTTCCATCGCTGAGCTCTACACCGCGCTACACGGCGATAAATTGGCTGAGTTTGGGGTAATTGAGCCTGCTGTACTGATAGAGGCTGTAAGGGCCGCCCAGCTCCGCGGTGAACGAGTGGTAATGACCAACGGCTGCTTTGATATTCTGCATGCTGGCCACGTCGCTTACCTGGAGCAGGCCAAGCGCTTGGGTGACCGTTTGATCGTCGCGGTTAACGATGACGCCTCCATTGGCCGCTTAAAGGGGCCTAAGCGGCCAATTAATGCCTTAAACCGACGTATGCAGGTGTTGGCGGGGTTAGGCGCTGTCGATTGGGTCGTACCGTTTAGTGACGATACCCCCCAGGCGCTGATCGAAGCGGTGCTGCCCGATATTTTGGTCAAAGGTGGCGATTACCGCCCCGAAGATATCGCGGGTGGCGCGGCCGTTATCGCCAATGGAGGTGAGGTTAAAGTATTGGGCTTTGAAGATGGCGTTTCGACCTCGGCGATGATTAGCTCTATTCTAGATCGCGAACGCTAA